A stretch of Lachancea thermotolerans CBS 6340 chromosome D complete sequence DNA encodes these proteins:
- the BUD2 gene encoding GTPase-activating protein BUD2 (similar to uniprot|P33314 Saccharomyces cerevisiae YKL092C BUD2 GTPase activating factor for Rsr1p/Bud1p required for both axial and bipolar budding patterns mutants exhibit random budding in all cell types), which produces MGTSQFNISEPTPLREGPFSNGYASSGSDQFSGMNSTESLLISNIQSNRGQFKGEVQWCSNLSLDDWKTHFLQIDERGALCHALNEEGIADLRVVTEKPASSNKPILKHLQSCKVQLLDSSMGNLSVIKVETYYSTIYLRATEKKTFLSLFSALIFWKSLKDRGIFNKISVIQPIFSRQQKPIDLLVCQFNIYGPIPRNKNVPLKSGLATPPPIAGVSVIDEMGWYSAMGRLSSDGRLDLLLQSDGSVLWSLDISSLLRSEIRILDPSLFQNDNFLFLGVVRRLRDQLKISSNIPFYSSTTKTQVNSQAIYLQFPLRIDLEDWFVALNTFAQVESVSLLGTDKSNELRISNRFKVSILEADFSGINLMSYDHERHQEILPRLYSDISIWDHCWARTSIVTDAQTPFWREEFDFNFSVKTSPVCVAVKIALGDDGEYSSSDKTLGVIEITQEMINDGSLSAETRIPLFDAENKHFQLGTLCIKVASSLNAILPSVNFTKLDSMLSRMSLTKMTEYLNDISIADYLKLEDLSVVFLDIFQALNRTNDWFQALIEKEFSNIDNSISKNTNKNLSSANIYSSLFRGNSILTKSIERYFNRIGQEYLDKAIGGTIRKVVSSDMCLELDPSRIREIDAQRKSEILEGNYSRLLKVAEELWSRISSTSNDLPIGIKEQLKAFRKNLEIICKNDELKSTLNCISGFLFLRFFCPVILNPKLFHIVENHPEEGPKRTLTLLTKIILNLSTLTLFGKKEPWMTKMNEFILKHEGELTDYIDKVTDKKLDFSPKALKLSNSVARPRVALNESCLNDLPTNPYLIDRYLRETELISVLTIFRRDEEKSMTVPKTVSMNRLSKEPSSSFPSPIIDQTKATIGELEFEKLTENNAEVFGEDLMKYLNIDKANDNVGSESPTVAGFTIEEKDLTKTLEQESLLLYHRLEHLTNVLSNYEYPNEIILGKTEFALFLVDNLYMDRNNIVELDLSGSFAKQNGLSKLCSDSSLFMKDSDRHQSPPNSGQISRARTVSQRPNLGFSSSKSNPLSKKKGKQSENKSDNKQGFKLLRFFRK; this is translated from the coding sequence ATGGGCACTTCCCAATTCAATATCTCAGAACCTACTCCGTTACGAGAAGGACCATTTTCCAATGGCTATGCTTCCAGTGGGTCTGACCAATTTTCGGGTATGAATTCCACCGAAAGCCTTTTGATTTCAAACATCCAGTCAAATAGAGGACAATTTAAAGGGGAAGTTCAATGGTGCAGTAACCTGTCGCTGGACGACTGGAAGACACACTTCTTACAGATTGATGAGCGAGGCGCGCTTTGTCACGCTCTCAATGAAGAAGGCATAGCAGACCTGCGTGTTGTTACGGAAAAACCTGCGAGTTCCAACAAGCCGATATTAAAACATTTGCAATCATGTAAAGTTCAATTGTTGGACAGTTCAATGGGTAACCTATCTGTAATCAAGGTCGAAACGTACTATTCTACGATTTACTTACGGGCCACGGAAAAGAAgacatttttgagcctgttttcagctttgatcttctggaaaagtttgaaggaTCGCGGCATATTCAACAAAATATCAGTCATTCAGCCTATATTTTCTCGACAGCAGAAACCCATAGACTTACTGGTGTGCCAATTCAATATATATGGGCCAATTCCTAGAAACAAGAATGTGCCGCTGAAAAGCGGCCTCGCAACTCCACCCCCAATTGCAGGCGTGTCTGTCATTGATGAAATGGGATGGTACTCAGCTATGGGTCGATTGAGCTCGGACGGCAGACTCGATTTGCTATTGCAAAGTGACGGATCTGTCCTATGGTCCCTAGACATTTCTAGCTTGCTGCGATCAGAAATTAGGATTCTGGACCCTTCCCTGTTTCAAAACGATAACTTCCTATTCTTAGGAGTTGTTCGCCGCCTCCGAGATCAGTTGAAAATCTCTTCCAATATCCCGTTTTACTCGAGCACTACTAAAACGCAAGTTAACTCGCAAGCTATTTATCTTCAATTTCCCTTAAGAATAGACTTGGAGGACTGGTTTGTCGCACTAAACACGTTCGCACAAGTTGAATCTGTCTCATTGCTAGGCACAGATAAGTCGAATGAACTAAGAATCTCAAACAGGTTCAAAGTGTCCATTTTAGAGGCGGACTTCAGCGGAATCAACTTGATGAGCTACGATCATGAGCGCCATCAAGAGATTCTTCCTCGACTTTATTCTGATATTTCCATTTGGGATCATTGCTGGGCAAGAACATCTATAGTTACTGACGCCCAAACGCCATTTTGGAGAGAAGAGTTTGACTTTAACTTTTCAGTAAAGACTTCTCCGGTCTGTGTTGCTGTCAAAATTGCTCTAGGTGACGATGGGGAATACTCTTCTTCTGACAAGACGCTAGGCGTCATTGAAATAACCCAGGAAATGATCAATGATGGCAGCCTTAGCGCTGAAACCAGAATTCCGCTATTCGATGCCGAGAATAAGCATTTTCAGTTGGGCACACTGTGCATCAAAGTGGCATCAAGCCTCAACGCTATATTACCTTCTGTTAACTTTACTAAGTTGGACTCAATGCTCTCCCGTATGAGTCTAACGAAAATGACAGAGTACCTTAATGATATCTCAATTGCAGACTACTTAAAGCTTGAGGATTTAtctgttgtttttttggaCATATTCCAGGCCTTAAACAGGACAAACGATTGGTTTCAGGCTTTAATAGAAAAGGAGTTCTCGAATATTGATAActccatttcaaaaaatactAACAAAAACCTGTCCTCAGCCAACATATACAGTTCGCTTTTTAGAGGAAACTCTATACTCACCAAGTCTATTGAGCGCTACTTCAATCGCATTGGCCAAGAATATCTTGACAAAGCCATAGGTGGAACAATACGGAAAGTGGTTTCGTCAGATATGTGCCTCGAATTAGATCCGTCTCGCATCAGAGAGATTGATGCCCAGCGAAAGTCAGAAATCCTCGAAGGCAATTACTCTCGGCTTTTGAAGGTCGCTGAAGAATTGTGGTCCCGTATTTCTAGCACCAGCAACGACCTACCGATAGGTATTAAGGAGCAATTGAAGGCTTTCCGGAAAAACTTGGAGATTATATGCAAAAACGATGAACTCAAGAGCACATTAAACTGTATCTCAGGGTTTCTCTTCCTTCGATTCTTTTGTCCTGTGATCTTAAATCCCAAATTATTCCATATTGTTGAAAATCATCCAGAAGAGGGGCCTAAAAGAACACTCACCCTCCTAACAAAAATCattttgaatctttcaaCATTGACACtatttggcaaaaaagaaCCATGGATGACAAAAATGAACGAATTTATTTTGAAACATGAAGGCGAGCTGACAGATTATATTGATAAGGTTACTGATAAGAAATTAGACTTCTCGCCAAAAGCGCTCAAGCTCAGTAATAGTGTTGCTCGACCAAGAGTGGCACTTAATGAAAGCTGTTTGAATGATCTACCCACAAATCCATACCTTATCGACAGATACCTTCGGGAGACCGAACTAATAAGTGTTTTAACTATTTTCAGACGTGATGAAGAGAAGTCAATGACAGTCCCGAAAACGGTGAGTATGAACAGGCTCTCGAAGGagccctcttcttcatttccCAGTCCCATCATTGatcaaacaaaagccaCCATCGGCGAACTagagtttgaaaaactcacTGAAAATAACGCAGAGGTTTTTGGCGAGGACCTAATGAAGTACTTGAATATTGACAAAGCCAACGATAATGTTGGATCAGAGAGCCCTACCGTCGCCGGTTTCACCATCGAAGAGAAAGACCTAACCAAAACCTTAGAGCAGGAATCTCTTTTGCTTTATCACAGACTTGAGCATCTTACCAATGTATTGTCCAACTATGAATATCCTAATGAAATCATCTTAGGGAAGACAGAGTTCGCACTCTTTTTAGTGGATAATTTGTACATGGACAGAAACAACATCGTTGAGCTTGATTTGAGTGGCTCGTTTGCCAAGCAAAATGGTTTATCGAAACTGTGCTCCGATTCTTCGCTGTTCATGAAGGATTCTGATCGACATCAATCTCCCCCAAACAGTGGTCAGATTTCGAGAGCCCGCACTGTTAGCCAACGACCCAATTTAGGATTCAGCAGCTCTAAATCGAATCcgctttccaagaaaaagggAAAGCAGTCTGAAAATAAGAGCGATAACAAGCAGGGCTTCAAACTCCTACgttttttcagaaaataa
- a CDS encoding SEC14 family lipid-binding protein (highly similar to uniprot|P24280 Saccharomyces cerevisiae YMR079W SEC14 Phosphatidylinositol/phosphatidylcholine transfer protein involved in coordinate regulation of PtdIns and PtdCho metabolism products of which are regulators in Golgi to plasma membrane transport functionally homologous to mammalian PITPs) translates to MYENCEKWRKDFGVDTIFEDFHYDEKPLVAKYYPQYYHKTDKEGRPLYFEELGSVNLTEMYKITNQERMLRNLVWEYESFVRYRLPACSRQAGYLVETSCTILDLKGISISAAAQVLSYVKEASNIGQNYYPERMGKFYLINAPFGFSTAFRLFKPFLDPVTVSKIFILGSSYQKELLKQIPAENLPVKFGGKSEVDESQGGLYLSDVGPWRNPKFIGPEGEAPTAFKL, encoded by the coding sequence ATGTACGAGAACTGTGAGAAATGGAGAAAAGATTTTGGGGTTGACACCATTTTTGAGGACTTCCATTACGACGAGAAGCCCTTAGTGGCCAAGTACTACCCGCAATACTACCACAAGACCGACAAGGAAGGCCGCCCCCTGTACTTCGAAGAGTTGGGTTCCGTCAACCTCACTGAAATGTACAAAATCACAAACCAAGAGCGTATGTTGCGCAATCTAGTTTGGGAGTATGAATCTTTTGTCCGCTACAGATTGCCTGCGTGCTCCAGACAGGCTGGGTACCTTGTGGAAACCTCATGTACTATTTTGGATCTCAAAGGCATTTCCATATCTGCCGCCGCCCAGGTATTGAGCTACGTGAAAGAGGCTTCTAACATCGGCCAAAATTACTACCCTGAGCGCATGGGCAAGTTCTACTTGATCAATGCACCCTTCGGGTTTTCCACAGCGTTCCGCTTGTTCAAACCCTTCTTGGATCCAGTCACCGTGTCCAAGATCTTTATTTTGGGTTCTTCATACCAAaaggagcttttgaagcagatcCCTGCCGAGAACCTGCCAGTTAAGTTTGGCGGCAAATCGGAGGTTGATGAATCGCAGGGTGGCCTTTACCTCTCGGACGTTGGGCCATGGAGAAATCCGAAGTTTATCGGACCTGAAGGAGAGGCTCCCACCGCATTCAAGCTCTAA
- the CTF18 gene encoding Ctf18p (similar to uniprot|P49956 Saccharomyces cerevisiae YMR078C CTF18 Subunit of a complex with Ctf8p that shares some subunits with Replication Factor C and is required for sister chromatid cohesion may have overlapping functions with Rad24p in the DNA damage replication checkpoint), with product MEGRLEPLIGDSMLFGPMEDQGLSFVNKSGETVHLRRKPARALMDLNWKHDESYGIDINQLLQRCEDSSNAAIQSSGASRSKHSPSQLWTEKWKPHTFFDLVGNEKTNRRVLKWLRQWSPLVFGQELPKKAPSVRDKVGADGANYDFDDPLQRPQKRILLLNGPPGIGKTSVAHVVAKQAGFSVIEINASDERAGPHVKDRIHNALFNHTFDDRPVCLIADEIDGSIETGFVKVLIDIVNSDYRATQRLASGASSAVQRGKRKQRSPGKVLTRPIITICNNVYASALEKLRPHCEIVTFRRPAESALLERLSHVCRKEKLQLDKKRLKELSELSQGDLRSCLNNMQFMASLHAEAPESTDTAKISDQIKDMTVSWYKICNQVFRRNPHEDAKVQFGRLLRDIEINSNSQRIVQGCFSMFPEVKFSDHSLQKPSAAADWLYFNDLMFKSLFEHNGDLLRYNSVVPMAFFHLFSDIANKDDVRGKVNEFDHREDLRNNESIVLSTFRRAPPTLKIFMNKSSLALEVLPLLDYIIVPDFSKIRNNQTKTTVLSNIVAALSSFDLTFSERVDTDLPRVTCIEPPFDKVTLMDEKRVKEVFTKRPAILNVVLAKAQESKVRKRTIEQARADKLDLESVRKKHKTSSSKPVDYFKSQYANVQTKGSEKFKDSGSVEGDSREPVKIWVKYKEGFSDAVRKDVTWNSLWE from the coding sequence ATGGAAGGCCGACTAGAGCCCCTAATTGGGGATAGCATGCTTTTTGGTCCTATGGAGGATCAAGGGCTTTCTTTCGTTAACAAAAGTGGTGAAACTGTTCATCTCAGAAGGAAACCGGCAAGGGCTTTAATGGATCTTAACTGGAAGCATGACGAAAGTTATGGGATAGACATTAACCAGTTACTGCAGAGATGTGAGGATTCAAGTAATGCTGCAATACAAAGCTCAGGGGCGAGCCGCTCAAAACACTCACCTTCGCAGCTGTGGACAGAAAAGTGGAAACCACACACCTTTTTCGACCTGGTGGGCAACGAAAAGACGAACCGCCGCGTGTTAAAATGGCTGAGGCAATGGTCCCCACTCGTATTCGGGCAAGAGCTCCCTAAAAAGGCTCCATCTGTGCGGGATAAAGTTGGTGCAGATGGAGCAAATTATGATTTCGATGACCCGCTTCAACGACCCCAGAAGAGAATCTTGCTTCTTAATGGCCCCCCCGGCATTGGCAAAACGTCTGTGGCGCATGTTGTGGCAAAACAGGCAGGTTTTTCGGTTATTGAGATAAACGCAAGTGACGAACGGGCAGGGCCCCATGTCAAAGACAGAATCCACAATGCTCTGTTCAACCACACTTTTGATGACAGACCGGTATGCTTGATTGCGGATGAGATTGACGGCAGTATCGAGACAGGCTTTGTTAAAGTCCTGATCGACATAGTGAACAGTGATTATAGAGCCACACAGAGACTCGCGAGCGGAGCATCAAGTGCTGTTCAAAGGGGAAAACGCAAGCAGCGTTCACCAGGCAAAGTCTTGACGCGGCCCATCATTACCATTTGTAACAATGTGTATGCGAGTGCTCTAGAGAAACTGAGACCCCATTGCGAAATCGTCACGTTCCGAAGGCCTGCAGAGTCAGCACTGCTCGAGCGGCTCTCTCATGTTTGTCGTAAAGAAAAGTTACAGCTAGATAAGAAAAGGCTCAAAGAATTGAGCGAGCTATCTCAAGGCGACCTCCGCAGCTGCCTTAATAACATGCAGTTTATGGCTTCTTTGCACGCAGAAGCACCCGAATCTACGGATACAGCTAAAATTAGTGACCAAATCAAAGATATGACAGTTTCTTGGTACAAGATTTGCAACCAGGTTTTTCGCAGAAATCCTCATGAAGACGCCAAAGTTCAGTTTGGTAGACTTTTAAGAGACATCGAAATTAATTCCAACTCTCAGCGTATTGTTCAAGGttgcttttcaatgtttcCCGAAGTCAAATTCTCAGACCATTCACTCCAGAAACCCAGTGCTGCGGCTGATTGGCTGTACTTCAACGACTTGATGTTCAAGTCCCTATTTGAGCATAACGGCGATTTACTACGATATAATTCCGTGGTTCCAATGGCATTTTTTCATCTGTTTAGCGACATCGCCAACAAAGATGATGTGCGTGGGAAAGTCAATGAGTTTGACCACAGAGAAGACCTTCGTAATAACGAAAGCATTGTTCTATCTACATTCCGCAGAGCTCCTCCTACATTGAAGATATTCATGAATAAATCATCCTTGGCTCTCGAAGTTCTTCCATTGTTGGATTACATAATAGTGCCCGATTTCTCAAAGATTAGGAATAACCAAACCAAGACAACTGTGCTAAGTAACATCGTGGCAGCTCTCTCCAGCTTTGATCTGACATTCAGCGAGAGAGTTGATACAGACCTTCCCAGAGTTACATGCATAGAACCTCCTTTTGACAAAGTGACACTAATGGATGAGAAAAGAGTTAAAGAAGTTTTTACAAAGCGGCCCGCAATTCTCAACGTTGTTCTGGCGAAAGCACAAGAAAGTAAGgtcagaaaaagaacaataGAGCAAGCAAGAGCAGACAAATTGGATCTGGAATCCGTCAGAAAAAAACACAAGACATCCTCTTCAAAGCCTGTAGATTATTTCAAATCACAATATGCTAACGTGCAAACAAAAGGTAGTGAGAAATTCAAGGACTCAGGCAGTGTTGAAGGGGACAGTCGCGAGCCAGTTAAGATTTGGGTCAAATACAAAGAAGGCTTCTCAGACGCGGTGAGGAAAGATGTGACATGGAATTCACTATGGGAGTAA
- the YAP3 gene encoding Yap3p (some similarities with uniprot|P38749 Saccharomyces cerevisiae YHL009C YAP3 bZIP transcription factor): MMDYSNNFSYSNQYQSSGQAQAVEQGFGADLHSCSNDDCSAASNLFDGLTEENKTFHEILAANSNTITPPGSSSPGYQQDLLSSMKTVKRGTEINFDCLEGEAPQNLIPEALASAQGFKADTVNSFQQDSNPIEDASARKKKAQNRAAQRAFRERKEAKMKQLQEQLVTSERDKQSLLRQMEELRERNLKMLTENHLLLQKNNSNLPTQSNSGLASASRKFHFPSQSEFIESAIEGHEVPVKLPLSSTYYEHDGEELLTFPATWEYLHKLSEKEDFDVYSVMLNLKGHEVCHGYGPAYRKTVIDKLVKQG; this comes from the coding sequence ATGATGGACTACTCCAATAACTTTAGTTACAGCAACCAGTACCAGAGTTCGGGACAAGCACAAGCTGTGGAGCAGGGCTTTGGGGCCGACCTTCACAGCTGTTCCAATGATGATTGCTCAGCAGCCAGCaatctctttgatggcTTgactgaagaaaataaGACTTTTCATGAGATTCTTGCAGCCAACTCGAACACCATCACCCCACCCGGCTCCAGCTCTCCAGGTTATCAACAGGATTTGCTTTCGAGCATGAAAACTGTCAAAAGAGGAACCGAAATCAACTTTGATTGCCTTGAGGGCGAGGCACCTCAAAACCTTATCCCGGAAGCATTGGCAAGTGCACAGGGTTTCAAGGCAGACACTGTCAATAGTTTTCAGCAAGATTCCAATCCTATCGAAGATGCTTCTGCTcgtaaaaaaaaagcccaaaacaGGGCGGCACAGAGGGCGTTTAGAGAGCGGAAGGAAGCAAAGATGAAACAATTGCAAGAGCAGCTTGTCACAAGTGAGCGCGATAAGCAGTCACTGCTGCGACAGATGGAAGAACTCAGGGAGCGCAACCTGAAAATGCTAACAGAAAACCATCTCctacttcaaaaaaacaattcAAACCTGCCGACACAGAGCAACTCCGGCCTTGCTTCTGCGTCGAGGAAGTTTCACTTCCCCTCACAAAGTGAATTCATTGAGTCTGCAATTGAAGGTCATGAGGTTCCGGTGAAACTTCCTCTTTCAAGTACATACTACGAGCACGATGGCGAGGAGCTGCTAACGTTTCCTGCTACTTGGGAATATCTTCACAAGCTATCTGAAAAAGAGGACTTCGACGTTTACTCTGTTATGCTGAACCTAAAGGGACATGAGGTTTGCCACGGATATGGCCCTGCTTACAGGAAAACCGTCATAGACAAGCTAGTGAAGCAGGGCTGA
- a CDS encoding KLTH0D05940p (conserved hypothetical protein), with protein MAKKVVKRLRVADKKARSETFFPNEIFELKHQASSFEFYPFPEPMLEGKVILIKKFFSDKISQALRSSFSSPGIMELHYQKGTKEYAERINDRLTTQNAEIAQILWERLLKCLRQDDYVMQELGFGQAKGLNPQIRAYRYEKGHKFAKHYDSSVVVSGIGSSRWTLLVYLSGGDDLVGGDTVFYAPHTGEATNIHPQTGLALLHKHGDDCLLHEAQVVSNGAKWVLRSDVVF; from the coding sequence ATGGCTAAAAAAGTGGTCAAGCGGCTTCGGGTCGCTGATAAAAAGGCAAGATCCGAGACTTTTTTTCCGaatgagatttttgagctaAAGCACCAAGCTTCCTCGTTCGAATTTTATCCATTTCCAGAGCCGATGCTGGAAGGTAAAGTCATCCTCATCAAGAAATTCTTCTCCGACAAAATATCCCAGGCACTGCgctccagcttctcaagTCCTGGAATTATGGAGTTACATTATCAGAAGGGAACTAAAGAATATGCGGAAAGGATAAATGACAGATTGACGACACAGAACGCGGAAATCGCCCAGATCTTATGGGAAAGGCTATTGAAATGCCTTAGGCAAGACGATTACGTCATGCAAGAACTCGGCTTCGGCCAAGCCAAGGGTCTCAACCCACAGATCAGAGCATATAGGTACGAGAAGGGCCATAAATTCGCTAAGCATTACGATTCATCCGTGGTAGTGTCCGGAATTGGATCCTCGCGCTGGACTTTACTGGTATATTTGTCAGGCGGTGACGACTTAGTAGGTGGGGATACCGTCTTTTATGCGCCACACACCGGTGAGGCCACCAACATACACCCTCAAACGGGCCTGGCTCTACTGCACAAGCACGGAGATGACTGTCTTCTTCATGAAGCGCAAGTTGTCTCAAATGGCGCAAAGTGGGTACTGAGAAGTGATGTCGTTTTCTAG